One genomic segment of Panicum virgatum strain AP13 chromosome 2N, P.virgatum_v5, whole genome shotgun sequence includes these proteins:
- the LOC120662123 gene encoding GDSL esterase/lipase At2g23540-like → MGWAAAMAVVAAAVLCAAAARAEVVDEFGSGASFIFGDSLVDAGNNNYIPSLSKANMSPNGIDFAASGGMPTGRFTNGRTIADIIGEMLGQADYSPPFLAPNTTGGAILNGVNYASGGAGILNATGKIFVNRIGMDLQVDYFNITRRQLDELLGRDRAKEFLRRKAIFSVTVASNDFLNNYLMPVLSTGTRISESPDSFINDLIFHLRDQLTRLYTLDARKFVVANAGPLGCIPYQKTINRVADDECVKLPNQLAAQYNARLRELLIELNGNLPGARFCLANVYDLVMELITNYPNYGFETASVACCGNGGSYDGLVPCGPTTSMCDARDKHVFWDPYHPSEAANVLLAKYIVDGDSKYISPMNLRKLFSL, encoded by the exons ATGGGttgggcggcggcaatggccgtcgtggcggcggcggtgctctgcgcggcggcggcgagagcggaGGTGGTGGACGAGTTCGGGAGCGGCGCGTCCTTCATCTTCGGCGACTCGCTGGTGGACGCCGGGAACAACAACTACATCCCGTCGCTGTCCAAGGCCAACATGAGCCCCAACGGCATCGACTTCGCCGCGTCCGGCGGCATGCCCACCGGGCGTTTCACCAACGGCAGGACCATCGCCGACATCATCGGCGAGATGCTGGGCCAGGCCGACTACTCGCCGCCATTCCTCGCCCCCAACACCACCGGCGGCGCGATCCTGAACGGCGTCAACTACGCGTCGGGGGGCGCCGGGATACTGAACGCGACAGGCAAAATCTTC GTGAACAGGATCGGCATGGACCTCCAGGTGGACTACTTCAACATCACGAGGAGGCAGCTGGACGAGCTGCTGGGCAGGGACAGGGCCAAGGAGTTCCTGCGAAGGAAGGCCATCTTctccgtcaccgtcgcctccaacGACTTCCTCAACAACTACCTGATGCCGGTCCTCTCCACCGGCACGCGGATCTCCGAGTCGCCCGACAGCTTCATCAACGACCTCATCTTCCACCTCCGGGACCAGCTCACG AGGCTGTACACGCTGGACGCCCGGAAGTTCGTGGTGGCCAACGCGGGCCCGCTGGGCTGCATCCCGTACCAGAAGACGATCAACCGGGTGGCCGACGACGAGTGCGTGAAGCTGCCCAACCAGCTCGCCGCGCAGTACAACGCCCGGCTCCGGGAGCTGCTGATCGAGCTCAACGGAAACCTCCCCGGCGCCAGGTTCTGCCTCGCCAACGTCTACGACCTCGTCATGGAGCTCATCACCAACTACCCCAACTACG GGTTTGAGACGGCGAGCGTGGCGTGCTGCGGCAACGGCGGGTCGTACGACGGCCTGGTGCCGTGCGGGCCGACGACGAGCATGTGCGACGCGCGGGACAAGCACGTGTTCTGGGACCCGTACCACCCCAGCGAGGCCGCCAACGTGCTGCTCGCCAAGTACATCGTCGACGGCGACAGCAAGTACATCTCGCCCATGAATCTCAGGAAGCTCTTCTCCCTCTAG
- the LOC120662122 gene encoding uncharacterized protein LOC120662122: MQAAAARARRVLVSPAASGLPGILWGPRLESASSAEGALLLHLYGVPSSASSRHHARDFSSCFAPQSPGNLILPTMASQWLSEKSVHRHMATAHFSTEASDVDHPTEAVEEMYQKMLKSVEAETMPPNAWLWSMISSCSNKEDIKLLFQILQKLRVFRLSNLCINANFNDHLCMKVTEACARVGALDYGLKALWKHNVYGITPTIGSAHYLLKHAKELNDTKLMESIMQVLRRNALPLQPGTADIVFSICYNANRWDLLSKYAERFVKAGVKLHRTVFDIWMEFAAKVGDSQSIWNINSLRGKSVKHYTLATGFACAKGSLLDRKPENAAAMIKLLYKHLPDQKKPFVKDELQKLIAEWPAEVIKRQKKDDRKAMEEALIKDIPAMINCLTKSGLDIPVDLEKLTPQLQAA; this comes from the exons atgcaggccgccgccgcgcgcgcgcgtcgcgtCCTCGTGTCCCCGGCGGCCTCCGGGCTCCCCGGCATTCTCTGGGGCCCTCGTCTCGAGAGCGCATCAAGCGCTGAGGGTGCCCTCCTGCTCCATCTCTACGGCGTCCCCTCCTCGGCATCCTCTCGGCATCATGCCAGGGACTTCTCCTCCTGCTTTGCCCCCCAATCGCCTG GTAACCTTATATTGCCAACCATGGCTTCACAATGGTTGAGTGAGAAATCAGTACATCGTCATATGGCAACAGCTCATTTCTCAACAGAAGCAAGTGATGTGGATCACCCTACAG AAGCGGTAGAGGAGATGTACCAGAAAATGTTAAAATCTGTTGAAGCTGAGACTATGCCTCCAAATGCCTGGTTGTGGTCGATGATCAGTAGCTGCTCCAATAAGGAGGACATCAAacttctttttcaaattttgcagaaaCTAAGAGTATTT AGACTATCAAATCTTTGCATCAATGCAAACTTCAATGACCATCTCTGTATGAAGGTGACCGAGGCTTGTGCTCGTGTGGGCGcccttgactatg GGTTGAAGGCTTTATGGAAGCATAATGTTTATGGAATCACTCCAACCATTGGTTCTGCTCATTATCTACTG AAACATGCTAAAGAGCTAAACGATACTAAACTAATGGAAAGCATAATGCAAGTCCTTAGGAGAAATGCCTTGCCGTTGCAACCAGGCACTGCTGATATAGTATTCAG CATCTGCTACAATGCTAACAGATGGGATTTACTCTCGAAATATGCTGAAAGATTTGTGAAGGCTGGCGTCAAGCTGCATCGTACTGTGTTTGACATTTGGATGGAATTTGCCGCCAAAGTTG GTGACTCTCAATCTATTTGGAACATTAATAGTCTAAGAGGCAAGTCTGTCAAACACTACACTCTTGCAACAGGTTTTGCTTGTGCAAAG GGGTCTCTGCTTGATCGGAAGCCAGAAAATGCCGCTGCCATGATTAAACTCCTTTACAAG CATTTGCCTGATCAGAAGAAACCATTTGTGAAGGATGAACTCCAAAAACTGATTGCTGAATGGCccgcagaggtgataaaaaggcagaagaaagatgataggaAG GCAATGGAGGAAGCTTTGATTAAGGACATCCCTGCGATGATCAATTGTCTGACAAAGTCGGGACTCGACATTCCTGTGGATTTGGAGAAGCTGACCCCTCAACTCCAAGCAGCGTAG
- the LOC120662964 gene encoding cysteine-rich receptor-like protein kinase 10, with amino-acid sequence MSVSAVHHFLLLAVALVTFAATLLPLPPAGAEDTIQAYKCGGVPAAANASRDAYRSNLNALAATLVAGARANGSAVAAVGAPPDAAYGVALCRGDFTGDACARGLGDALRSAVNDSESTFGCGRQARDVTLFYDRYQLRLAGVDFLSGDDGDEPRWAGNNTNFVTPPEAALRFDGLVKELVTAIAGIAAGRPDRYATGRSWFKEKRLTLYGLVQCTVDMPPERCRACLDGLISAFPATFRPSGQHGGRILVPRCTVRYETDDTFFNTANLSVDLHKPKRTYFVINLWRMEEGNSGFSLYDFSQMKGGTNGFSIENKLGQGGFGSVYKGMLPDGLEIAVKRLGPCSLQGLIEFKNEIQLIAKLQHRNLVKLLGCCIEGEHEKILVYEYMPNKSLDLIIFENKKGVSLDWPKRLNIIDGISQGLLYLHIHSRLCVVHRDLKASNILLDGEMNPKISDFGMARIFSSSVAESNTTRIVGTHGYIAPEYASDGVCSVKSDVFSFGVLLLEIISGTMTTGSYRYDGKLYKLIGYAWLLWRAGQWRELVDRCLLGNEEYHFTMEKYVHVALLCVQESAEDRPAMDEVVKMLSSGEGTVLPEPKQPAYFNVRPVGTEMSASCDMSISITLSR; translated from the exons ATGTCGGTTTCCGCCGTCCACcacttcctcctcctcgccgtcgccctggTCACCTTCGCGGCGACACtgttgccgctgccgccggccggcgcggaGGACACCATCCAGGCCTACAAGTGCGGCGGCGTGCCTGCGGCGGCCAACGCGAGCAGAGACGCCTACAGGTCCAACCTCAACGCGCTGGCCGCCACCCTCGTCGCGGGCGCGAGGGCCAACGGCTCGGCCGTCGCCGCGGTCGGCgcgccgcccgacgccgcctACGGCGTCGCGCTCTGCCGCGGGGACTTCACGGGCGACGCCTGCGCCCGGGGGCTCGGCGACGCCCTGCGCAGCGCCGTCAACGACTCCGAGAGCACCTTCGGCTGCGGCCGGCAGGCCAGGGACGTGACGCTCTTCTACGACCGGTACCAGCtgcggctcgccggcgtcgaCTTCCTctccggcgacgacggcgacgagccGCGGTGGGCGGGGAACAACACCAACTTCGTGACGCCCCCCGAGGCCGCGCTGCGGTTCGACGGGCTCGTCAAGGAGCTGGTGACCGCCATCGCCGGCATCGCCGCGGGGAGGCCGGACAGGTACGCGACGGGGCGGTCGTGGTTCAAGGAGAAGCGCTTGACGCTGTACGGCCTGGTGCAGTGCACCGTGGACATGCCGCCGGAGCGGTGCCGGGCGTGCCTCGACGGCCTCATCTCGGCGTTCCCGGCGACGTTTCGTCCCAGTGGGCAACATGGCGGCCGAATCTTGGTGCCGCGCTGCACGGTGCGCTACGAGACGGACGACACGTTCTTCAACACAGCCAACCTGTCAGTCGACCTGCACAAGCCCAAACGTACGTACTT TGTGATCAATCTATGGAGAATGGAAGAAGGCAACTCAGGGTTTTCGCTCTACGACTTTTCTCAGATGAAAGGTGGTACGAATGGTTTTTCCATTGAAAACAAACTTGGACAAGGTGGTTTTGGTTCTGTCTATAAG GGCATGTTGCCTGATGGGCTTGAAATTGCAGTAAAAAGACTTGGTCCCTGTTCTTTACAAGGTTTGATAGAGTTCAAGAACGAGATCCAGCTCATTGCAAAGCTTCAGCACAGGAATCTAGTCAAGCTGCTGGGCTGCTGTATTGAAGGGGAGCACGAGAAGATTCTGGTCTACGAGTACATGCCAAACAAAAGCCTAGACCTCATCATCTTTG AGAATAAAAAAGGAGTGTCACTAGACTGGCCTAAACGTCTGAATATAATCGATGGGATATCGCAGGGGCTTCTCTACCTCCACATACACTCACGCCTCTGCGTGGTCCACAGGGATCTCAAAGCCAGCAACATTCTCTTGGACGGCGAGATGAACCCCAAAATTTCAGATTTTGGGATGGCTAGGATATTCAGCTCCAGCGTGGCCGAGTCAAACACCACTAGAATTGTAGGCACACA TGGCTACATAGCTCCAGAGTATGCCTCGGATGGAGTTTGCTCTGTCAAATCTGACGTCTTCAGCTTCGGCGTCCTGCTCCTGGAGATCATCAGCGGGACGATGACCACTGGTTCCTACAGATACGATGGCAAATTGTACAAGCTCATCGGATAT GCTTGGCTGCTCTGGAGAGCCGGGCAATGGCGGGAGCTGGTGGATCGCTGTTTATTAGGGAACGAGGAATACCACTTCACGATGGAGAAATACGTCCATGTGGCCCTTCTCTGCGTTCAGGAGAGCGCGGAGGACCGCCCCGCCATGGACGAGGTCGTCAAGATGCTGAGCAGCGGCGAGGGCACGGTCCTCCCGGAGCCGAAGCAGCCGGCGTACTTCAACGTGCGCCCCGTGGGCACGGAGATGTCCGCATCCTGCGACATGAGCATTAGCATAACCTTGTCGAGATAG
- the LOC120662118 gene encoding protein GAMETE EXPRESSED 1-like, translating into MMRSGGILRLLLAISILLLCSAPNAASWSIFSWRTTSKEAGTPPPLRLDGATVDGFSIDGGRNDPRGARLVDNARRRMEGPAACWGQAYTRLFASCADIMADKERQSRLAWHLTSCFQEDSGRPPLPDCDDRSAMLHCRRRLSESEDMVFLEFFLETNTLCHQLQAEAFKQSTERLVNDLSRTSKSAHDKLETIEERSDHLLQESESIRGSLSSVAAQTEHLAAASTAVGAQMDQVLGHSRAIAEQSKEIAAAQAELRAGQAAMRGAVDAGMARVEESYKTLGDGMDRLREDAAGVERGIRAVGDAVSSRMDGLQRTADDIGSAAGRSLENQMRLLDGQAKAMRELDDLHGFQARALEESRETIQNLAHFGKKQQEELLARQEEIRSAHDHLIQNSHSILEAQEEFRAKQANIFAALDKLYVLHNAILVESRFIKAFFFYCCITFLIYMLTSAKQTFDIRGHLYFGLCVTIMLEIGVIKLGADDFNTQFWVLSKVLLVRSVFLAAAVVQILHSIFTYKDYNVLNHHLLQALVEKVRTIEGNAGGGDMAYNPYISENDGSLSRYSWVFDELEDEVDSRIDPDFVPPKNGVLLEQIGENSVTTPDSRRYNLRPRIRPC; encoded by the exons ATGATGAGGAGCGGGGGAATTCTTCGCCTCCTCCTTGCCATCTCGATCCTGCTCTTGTGCTCCGCACCCAATGCCGCGTCGTGGAGCATCTTCTCGTGGAGGACGACGTCGAAAgaggccggaacgccgccgccgctgcggctggACGGCGCCACGGTCGACGGCTTCTCGATCGACGGCGGCAGGAACGACCCCCGGGGCGCGCGGCTCGTGGACAACGCGCGGCGCCGGATGGAGGGCCCGGCGGCCTGCTGGGGCCAGGCCTACACCCGCCTCTTCGCCAGCTGCGCCGACATCATGGCCGACAAGGAGCGCCAGTCCAGGCTCGCCTGGCACCTCACCAGCTGCTTCCAAGAGGactccggccgcccgccgctccccgACTGCGACGACCGCTCCGCCATGCTGCACTGCCGCAGGCGCCTCTCCGAGTCCGAGGACATGGTCTTCCTCGAGTTCTTCCTCGAGACCAACACCCTCTGCCACCAGCTCCA GGCCGAGGCGTTCAAGCAAAGCACGGAGAGGCTGGTGAACGACCTCTCCAGGACGTCCAAGTCGGCGCACGACAAGCTCGAGACCATCGAGGAGAGGTCTGACCATCTCCTACAAGAATCCGAGAGCATCCGCGGCTCGCTGTCGTCGGTCGCCGCGCAGACCGAGCACCTCGCCGCGGCGTCCACCGCCGTCGGGGCTCAGATGGACCAGGTGCTCGGCCACTCGAGGGCCATCGCCGAGCAGTCCAAGGAGATCGCGGCCGCGCAGGCGGAGCTCAGGGCCGGACAGGCCGCGATGAGGGGCGCGGTGGACGCCGGCATGGCGCGGGTGGAGGAGTCCTACAAGACCCTCGGCGACGGGATGGACAGGCTCAGGGAAGACGCCGCGGGCGTCGAGAGGGGGATCAGGGCCGTCGGCGACGCCGTGTCGTCGAGGATGGACGGCCTGCAGCGCACCGCCGACGACATCGGGAGCGCGGCCGGCAGGTCGCTGGAGAACCAGATGCGGCTGCTGGACGGGCAGGCCAAGGCGATGCGAGAGCTGGACGATCTCCACGGCTTCCAGGCACGAGCACTCGAAGAGAGCAGGGAGACGATTCAGAACCTCGCGCATTTCGGCaagaagcagcaggaggagctgcTGGCCCGGCAAGAGGAGATCCGGAGCGCGCACGATCATCTCATCCAGAATTCTCACTCGATACTGGAAGCTCAG GAAGAGTTCAGGGCGAAGCAGGCCAACATCTTCGCGGCACTGGACAAGCTCTACGTCCTCCACAACGCCATCCTCGTGGAGTCCCGGTTCATCAAGGCCTTCTTCTTCTATTGCTGCatcaccttcctcatctacatgCTCACCAGCGCCAAGCAGACGTTCGACATCAGGGGCCACCTATATTTCG GTCTTTGCGTTACGATTATGCTGGAGATTGGAGTGATCAAACTGGGAGCTGACGACTTCAACACTCAGTTCTGGGTCCTGTCCAAGGTGCTGCTGGTCAGATCAGTGTTCCTCGCCGCTGCTGTCGTCCAGATCTTGCACTCCATCTTCACATACAA GGATTATAATGTTCTGAACCATCATCTGCTCCAAGCGCTGGTGGAGAAAGTTCGGACTATTGAAGGCAatgccggcggcg GAGACATGGCGTATAATCCGTACATCTCAGAGAATGATGGAAGCCTGAGCAGATACTCCTGGGTCTTCGACGAGCTGGAGGACGAAGTGGACAGCAGGATcgatccagacttcgtgccgCCAAAAAATGGCGTTTTACTGGAACAAATCGGTGAAAACTCAGTCACCACGCCAGACTCAAGGCGATACAACCTCCGCCCGCGCATTAGACCGTGCTAA